Part of the Brevibacillus brevis genome is shown below.
TTTTTTTGTGCGAGAGCGGTGGCACCCTTGATGAAGCAACGAAAAAGAGGGGCAATCGTGAATGTAGGGAGCATAGCAGGTCTGACCGGGACAGGCTCGTCGCTGCCGTATGCCGTCTCCAAGGCGGCAGTGCATGGCCTCACAAAATCGCTGGCGCATGCGCTCGCTCCGGAAATCCGGGTATGCAGTATCGCCCCTGGAGCGGTCGCGACGAGATGGTGGGACGGACAGGAAGAACGGATGAAGCAGCTGGCCGGCCACCTGTTGCTCCAGAGGATCGCGACGGCGGAGGACATCGCCAAGCTGATTTGCGCAGTGCTGGAACAGGAAGCGATGACGGGACAAATCATCACCGCGGATTGCGGGCAGATAGGCCGGTAAACGACACGGCTGCCGGAATGACTGAGGGCCTCGTCGTGTGAGTGGATGCGATATAGTCAATATCTATCAGATCCATCGTTTCTATATATTTTACCAATAGGTGTTTCTCGCATATGATGAGGATACAAACACAGATTGGGTGGAGGCGGTTCAGGTGGAGAATACGAAAGAGGTTCGCACGCGATTCGATGAAGTGGCCCATCAGTACGACAACCAAAGAAGAAAGTTAATCCCGTGCTTTGACGATTTTTACGAGATAGCCGTATCGATCGCAAGGACGGATTCCACGTCCCCGCACATATTGGATCTGGGCGCTGGAACCGGCTTGTTTTCTTCCTTGATCTTGCAGAAATATCCGACAGCCAGCATTACGCTGATCGACATTTCCGAAAAGATGTTGGAAACCGCTCAGGAAAGACTCAAGGGATTTTCTAACGTCCGGTATATCGTGGGTGATTATACGAATTTTGTCTCACAGGAGACGTATGATATGGTCATTTCAGCCCTTTCCATTCATCATCTGTCCGATGCGAACAAATGGCAACTCTATCAAAACAGTTATGCAAATCTGAAGAAAAACGGTGTCTTCATCAACGCCGATCAAGTGCTTGGCCATACTCCATTTATTGAATCGCTCTATAAAAAGGATTGGAAGCAAAAAGTGGAAGCCAGTGATTTATCGAAAGACGAAATCGAGTCTGCGTATGAAAGAACGAAACTCGATCAAATGTCGCCGTTAGAAACGCAAGTCAAATGGTTGCAGCAAGCTGGCTTTTCAGATGTGGATTGCGTCTACAAGTATTTCAACTTTGTTGTGTTGCACGGAAGAAAAACGACCTGACGAATCGTGGGTATCGTTGTTTGCAGAGACAGGACGCGGTAGGACGGCCGATCCGCTTTCGAAAATGTTTGTCCCTTCATGTATATCTGTTGCCAAAACAGTCCAAACTGAGTAACGCTTACGGAATTGCATGATGCGTTTCTTCGTACCCTCGGGCTGGTTAAGCCGTCAATCATCAGAATAAAAAAGAAAACCATCGCTTGATTCCCGTATCAATAGCCTGTCATCCTCATCGTGGGGATGGCAGGCTTTCCTTCTTTCTATCAAACTGCTGTACCCGTACAGGATATCGACGCATTCTTTGAAATCAGGTATTCCCATCGACGCGATTTTCCGTTACGTTTACATTTGGCTTTTGTTATTTTTTCCATCATGCTGAACAAGGGTGGTATACATGAAACTGATTCACGTCTTGGGGCTCGTCCCTTTCCTCGGGATGCTGGGGGGCTTGCCCTATGTCAACAAGCCGGGAGCTTTCGTCCTGGGCATGCCGTTGAACCTGTTCTGGATCGTCCTGTGGGTCATTCTTACGGCGGTTATCATGGCGATCGTTTACGCCATCGATCCGGACAATCGAGAGGAGGAATCCTCGTGAACATCTCTTTGTACATACTGGCAGCGTTTTTGGTCCTGATACTGGCATTGGCCGTCCGGGCGGCAAAAGGAAAACAAATGAACATGGAGCAATGGTCGGTTGGCGGCAGAGGGTTCGGGGCTCTGTTCGTGTTCTTGCTGCTGGCCGGGGAATTTTTCACGACGTTTACGTTCCTTGGCGGCAGCGGAATGATCTATCAGAGTGGAGCGCCTGCCTATTACGTCATGATGTACCTGACACTTGCGTACGTCTTTTCGTACTACTTGCTGCCGCCAATCTGGCGTTACGCCAAGAAGCACGGCATCATCTCCATTTCCGGCTTCTTTGCGCACAAGTACAATAGCAGACTGCTCGGCATGCTGGTCGCCGTCGTCGGCATTCTAGGCACGGTGCCCAATATCGTCCTGCAGCTGAAAGGGCTGGGGATTATCGTCTCGCAAACCTCCTACGGTGCCATTTCGCCGGTCATGGCGATGTGGATCGGCACGATCGTGGTCACATTCTACGTCATGCTGTCCGGTTTGCACGGCTCTGCTTGGACGGCGGTACTGAAAGACATCGCAATCATATCGGTAGTCGTCTTCCTTGGCTGCTACCTTCCCTATCATTATTACGGAGGTTTTCAACCGATGTTTGCGGCAGTGGCAGCGGTCAAGCCCGCTCATCTCATTTTTCCGGACAAGGGCCAGAGCGTTTCCTGGGTCATTTCCACGGTAGTGCTGACGGTCGTCGCCTATTACCTGCAGCCGGGACTTTTCATGTCAGCCTTGTCTGCCAAAAGCCCCAAAGTATTTCGGAAAAACACGATCTATTTGCCCGTGTACACGCTCATGCTCCTCTTCGTCTACTTTGTCGGGTACACGGCCGTCCTGCAGGTGCCGGGCTTGCAGGGAGCGGAAGGGGACCTTGCCTTGCTGAAGCTGTCCATTCAGACCTTCGAGCCGTGGATGATCGGCCTGATCGGCGGTGTCGGGACCTTGACGGCATTGGTGCCGACATCGGTTTTTTTGCTCACGGCGGGCACGCTTTTCGCCCAGGACATTTACCAGCCGTTGTTCAAGCCTGCGAGCGAGCGGACGGTTGCGACAGCGGCGAAGACAGCGATTCCGTTTATTGCATTCACATCACTTTATTTTGTCATTACGGGGGGAGATGCCCTGTACATGCTCTTGCTGATGAGCTACAACCTGATCATGCAGCTGGTTCCGTCGTTCTTGTGCAGCTTGCTGCCGAAAAACCCTGTGACCAAGTACGGCGCAGGACTGGGGATCGCGGCCGGGGTAGCGACTGTGGCCTACATGACGATTGCCAAGACCGGACTCGCCACATGGTTTCCGCTGTTGCCCCAGGCAGTCAAAGATTTGAATGCGGGACTGGTGGCACTGGCGGTCAATATCATCGTGATGGCTGCGGTGAGCGTGTTTTCCAAGCAATCTGTCCAGGAGAGCGGCAGAGGAGAGGTAGGATGAAAGCCGATCAAAAATGTTGTTGACGCGACACCAAATGGTGCCCTATAATCAAAATGACACTAAATGGTGTCCGATTAGCCGTTCATCATTTGGAAAGTTTTCTGCCTGCCTATGTTTCACTTGAAAACCATGATGAGGAGGAAACAGATGAGTAAGAGTTTCGGTACGGAAACCGCGCTTGGAGCAGCCCGCCCCCGAGGAAACATGACTGCATATTGGTCAGTCACCTTATTGCTCGCAGCAGCTGTCATGGTAAGTGGTATCGGACAACTGATGCAATATGGCGGAAACATCGAGTTGGTGACGAGTCTTGGCTACCCCTTATACGTCTTGACCATTCTCGGGATATGGAAAGTGCTCGGAGCCATCGCTCTCGTCGTCCCAGGCTTTCCTCGGCTGAAAGAATGGGCTCACGCCGGCATCTTCTTTTTAATGACTGGTGCTGCGCTGTCTCATGCGTTTGCGAACGATTATGGGGATTACGGGTTTCATCTGATTCTTCCGCTTTTCTATGCTGCACTCAATATCGCTTCGTGGGGGCTACGTCCAAAGAGCCGAATACGGTAAGGAGGTGATAAAACGGAACAGGTGTCCCTTCGCGTACAGCCAATGGAGTTCGACAGCAGAAAATAAAAGTTTGGAGAGGGCGCTATGAGCGAGAACAACCAGTCGCGGGATGTGTTTGACGCGATCGCAGACCCGACTAGGCGCCAGCTGATTCGTTTGTTAGCAGAGGCAGAGGAGATGCCGCTTCATCTGTTAACGGCACAGTTTCAAATGGGTCGTACAGCGGTATCCAAGCATTTGACCATCCTGAAAGAGGCAGGACTCGTACTTGACCGAAAAGTCGGCAGAGAAACGCGTTATAGGCTAAACGCCTCTCCACTCAGAGAAATACAAGATTGGGTGGCTTTCTACAGCAAATTCTGGAGTACGAATCTGTTGCGCCTCGGCCAACTATTAGAGGAGGAAGAAGAATGAGTTTATCATTATCCTTGGATTTTCAGTACAAGACATCGATTGAGAAGCTTTGGTCCGCCTTAACCGATTCAAGCAAGCTGGCCAAGTGGGTGGTCAACATCCACAACGGCCAAGCGATGGAAAATGATTTTAAGCCCGTCGTCGGACATCGTTTTCAGTTCCGTACGCAGCCGACCGAATGGTGGAATGGAATTATTGAAGGAGAGGTGCTTATCGTGGAGGCACCCAATCGTTTGTCCTATACGTGGGCCAGCGGTGGGGAGAAGCACACGGTTACCTGGACGCTGCAGGAGGTAGGGGACGGAAAGGTAAATCTTCATCTCGATCAAACCGGTTTCTCCAATGCGCAAGGACTCGAAGGCGCGAAGTATGGCTGGAGCAAATGGTGCGGCGAGCTTGAAAAGGTGTTGGAACAATAAACGATTGGGGAGCCCCGCTTCCCGAATCAACGCAAACCGGCTGCATACTGTATGCAGCCGGTTACTTTCTACCTACCAATCAAGCCAGCGGCGAAGCCGAATTCTGACATGTGAATCCATGCCTTACTGGGCACCTTCTGAGCCCGCGTGAATCTCTTGGCCTTCCATTCGGTCCACAGCGCACTGGCTTGGCCTTTTTCGATAGCGGGCCAGCATCGCTGCGCCCAAGAGGGCAGTCAGAATGGCAATCAAGGCCATTGGGCTGGCGTGGTTCACCTGGTATAGCGTGGTGCCGAGAATGGGTGCGATGATGGCGGATATTCCCTGCATGGCCGCAACCAACCCGGCAACGCCTCCTTGCTGTTCATTCCTTACAGAAAAGGAGGCGCCTGCCATAAACCCGGTCATCATAAATCCGGACCCCAGTCCAAATACAAAAAATGCCAAATAGTAAAAGGGAAGGTGAGCAGTAAGAAGGAATAGGAGCATACTTGCGACGAGAATGAAGGAACCGAGCAGGATCATCGGCCGCGGCTCCCATTTCAGCCATTTGGATTGCACGACTTGTGAAAGGAGCATCGCTATACCTGTAAACATCAACCCGAAGGAAACCACTCTCGCCAATTGATCAGAGGGGAGACCCAGCTGATCCTGCAGATAAAACCCGCCCACGACCTGAATCGTAACAATCCCTGTCATCGTGATGAACGCTACTAGTAAATAAAACCGCAAGCCCGGTTGAAATGGACTGACTTTGACAGCCCCTTTTTGACTCGTCGGCTTCGTTGCAGGCATAAACAGGAGAAGGGCTGCAAACGCGGCAGCTGAAATCGCAATGCCAAAATACAAGGGCCACAACAGACCTATCCATGTGAAAATGCCGGAAATGGCCGGCCCCAAAACAAGTCCAAGCCCATTTGCGGCGCTAATGATCGCCATGCCGCCAGCTCTTTCCTTGCCCTCTGTCACATCGCCGATATAAGCCTGCGAGGATGAGAGAATGGCTGGGATGAACATGCCGACCAAGCTTCGTGCTCCAATCATCAGGAACAGCAGCGGTCCGCCGCTGATATAGTGATGGAGACCGAAATAAAAGGTCATCGCGAGCAAGAGAGTACTGATGGTCATGCCGATAAACCCAACCAGGATCACCGGTTTCCGACCCCTCGCATCACTGATATTCCCCCATATAGGAGCCATCACCGCCATCATAATCGATCCGGTTGAAATCAGGATACCGGAGTGGATTTCGCGGAGTCCTAATTCCCGTATAAGTGACGGTGTGATCGGAGCAAGGAGCATGAGCCCCAACATCGCTACAAATACACTGAAAAAGACGCTCCCTTTCATTTTCATCATTCGCTCACTCCTTTTTCAATTCGATCATTCAAGGTGGAGTATAAGCGAATGGGGGCGGTGTCTTCTCCCTCGATACGGATAGAAATGCGGTCAAACGGATAACTATTGTTTTTTCACCTCGGACGGCTTCATGCCGTATCTGCGAAAAAACTGCTCTGAAAACGCGCTGACGTTGCTATAGCCGACCATCATCGCAGCTTCGGTCACA
Proteins encoded:
- a CDS encoding SDR family NAD(P)-dependent oxidoreductase, with product MDLTNHVALVTGGGTGIGRATSIELARRGALVAVNYSRSEADAKETVHLIAKEGGTALCVKADVSRDEEVRRMVDTVVERFGTVDVLVNNASITRHIPMGDLEAQTEEIWDELYDVNVKGMFFCARAVAPLMKQRKRGAIVNVGSIAGLTGTGSSLPYAVSKAAVHGLTKSLAHALAPEIRVCSIAPGAVATRWWDGQEERMKQLAGHLLLQRIATAEDIAKLICAVLEQEAMTGQIITADCGQIGR
- a CDS encoding methyltransferase domain-containing protein, which encodes MENTKEVRTRFDEVAHQYDNQRRKLIPCFDDFYEIAVSIARTDSTSPHILDLGAGTGLFSSLILQKYPTASITLIDISEKMLETAQERLKGFSNVRYIVGDYTNFVSQETYDMVISALSIHHLSDANKWQLYQNSYANLKKNGVFINADQVLGHTPFIESLYKKDWKQKVEASDLSKDEIESAYERTKLDQMSPLETQVKWLQQAGFSDVDCVYKYFNFVVLHGRKTT
- a CDS encoding DUF3311 domain-containing protein translates to MKLIHVLGLVPFLGMLGGLPYVNKPGAFVLGMPLNLFWIVLWVILTAVIMAIVYAIDPDNREEESS
- a CDS encoding sodium:solute symporter, producing MNISLYILAAFLVLILALAVRAAKGKQMNMEQWSVGGRGFGALFVFLLLAGEFFTTFTFLGGSGMIYQSGAPAYYVMMYLTLAYVFSYYLLPPIWRYAKKHGIISISGFFAHKYNSRLLGMLVAVVGILGTVPNIVLQLKGLGIIVSQTSYGAISPVMAMWIGTIVVTFYVMLSGLHGSAWTAVLKDIAIISVVVFLGCYLPYHYYGGFQPMFAAVAAVKPAHLIFPDKGQSVSWVISTVVLTVVAYYLQPGLFMSALSAKSPKVFRKNTIYLPVYTLMLLFVYFVGYTAVLQVPGLQGAEGDLALLKLSIQTFEPWMIGLIGGVGTLTALVPTSVFLLTAGTLFAQDIYQPLFKPASERTVATAAKTAIPFIAFTSLYFVITGGDALYMLLLMSYNLIMQLVPSFLCSLLPKNPVTKYGAGLGIAAGVATVAYMTIAKTGLATWFPLLPQAVKDLNAGLVALAVNIIVMAAVSVFSKQSVQESGRGEVG
- a CDS encoding DoxX family protein, with amino-acid sequence MSKSFGTETALGAARPRGNMTAYWSVTLLLAAAVMVSGIGQLMQYGGNIELVTSLGYPLYVLTILGIWKVLGAIALVVPGFPRLKEWAHAGIFFLMTGAALSHAFANDYGDYGFHLILPLFYAALNIASWGLRPKSRIR
- a CDS encoding metalloregulator ArsR/SmtB family transcription factor, which gives rise to MSENNQSRDVFDAIADPTRRQLIRLLAEAEEMPLHLLTAQFQMGRTAVSKHLTILKEAGLVLDRKVGRETRYRLNASPLREIQDWVAFYSKFWSTNLLRLGQLLEEEEE
- a CDS encoding SRPBCC domain-containing protein — its product is MSLSLSLDFQYKTSIEKLWSALTDSSKLAKWVVNIHNGQAMENDFKPVVGHRFQFRTQPTEWWNGIIEGEVLIVEAPNRLSYTWASGGEKHTVTWTLQEVGDGKVNLHLDQTGFSNAQGLEGAKYGWSKWCGELEKVLEQ
- a CDS encoding MFS transporter, translating into MMKMKGSVFFSVFVAMLGLMLLAPITPSLIRELGLREIHSGILISTGSIMMAVMAPIWGNISDARGRKPVILVGFIGMTISTLLLAMTFYFGLHHYISGGPLLFLMIGARSLVGMFIPAILSSSQAYIGDVTEGKERAGGMAIISAANGLGLVLGPAISGIFTWIGLLWPLYFGIAISAAAFAALLLFMPATKPTSQKGAVKVSPFQPGLRFYLLVAFITMTGIVTIQVVGGFYLQDQLGLPSDQLARVVSFGLMFTGIAMLLSQVVQSKWLKWEPRPMILLGSFILVASMLLFLLTAHLPFYYLAFFVFGLGSGFMMTGFMAGASFSVRNEQQGGVAGLVAAMQGISAIIAPILGTTLYQVNHASPMALIAILTALLGAAMLARYRKRPSQCAVDRMEGQEIHAGSEGAQ